Within the Eucalyptus grandis isolate ANBG69807.140 chromosome 1, ASM1654582v1, whole genome shotgun sequence genome, the region TTGCTACTCAGACACAGCAGTAGTAGAGCCAGAGTCAACCACACGTTGCTGTGTTCCGCTCAGAGATGAGCCAAGCTTTGCCAAGTTTGGATCATTCCTGTGCTTGTCCCAGGCTGCTTCAAACTGCATGTCCTTGCATCTTTGCATCCACAAAGACATAGAAAGCTAAGCATGAATCTCTGTCAAGGTTATCTATGAGGGGGAAAATAAGCAATCCTTACTGTTGAAGCAAGAGCAGTATCTGTAGAATGTGTGTCCTTATTTCTTCTCGCTTTCTTCTCAATGCCGCCTCCTTGTATAATACAAGAAGTTCATCCACTAATCTAGAAGCAATAAGGGAATAATTTATGAGAAAACACCAAGGAAATCCATGGGCAAATACTCGATCCTATAGAAACGTCCACATTGCAAAGCTCAGACGAAGGGCAAAAGATAGTTCTCCCACACTTAAGTGCATCGAAAATTTCCAGGGGTAAAGAAGGACAAAAGTCTGCTCAGGAGGAAATTGATGAAAAAGGTCAACTTCCTAATAATCCCAAAGAAGAAATaacgaaaatggaaaaaaggaaagggcaATATAACGCATAAAACAATCTCTCGAAAAAGAAGAATCCACACTAACACCTCCAAGGTTTATGCATGAAGCAGACAGTTGCTATTCATCTTTAAGTTCGTTAGCATGATTCCAGAAACGGCATCCAAATACATTCACATACAGATCAATTAGGTTCATCCTTCATTTTTCATTGTAAACCTAAATATATAATACGCAAAAGAGCTGCTCATAGAAGCCAAAGCATCTCCACTGCTTATATGAGGTTAATCAAACAAGTCGTAATTTACCTTTCAACAAATGGCGTGTTCCTTATCCACGTTAGCCTCATAATTGTATGAGCCCTCTGAAGAACCTGTGCAGGAAGAGAATGAAAATTCTATAGTGAAGTGAAAGATGTGTTGACAGCGGAATGATGcatcaaaaattaagaaaacaaggaaaaatattGAACTGCGTAACATCAGCACTTTTCCATGGGTGATTAATTTAAATCTCTACTAACCTAGTTAGCAAGTCAGAGCATATTTACAGTTTAGTAAGCCAGGTGCCGTGCTGAGAAGGATGGCTATACGATATCATTATGACCAATTAGCCAATCATCATTCATAGAATCATTTCTTGGTCAGTAACTCATTGACTTTGTCAAAGAAAGGATCAGTAAAACCTAGtagaacaattaaattttaatggggcacttataaaaagaaaaagacatgtCTGAGCTTTAACGCAATTTGAAGGTTTGAAAATCCAGCATTGTCCTCTTGATGGCAGATACATAAACCACACGAAGCGCAATATGGTCCTCAAAATGCttataaaatttaagaaaatattattaccAGATTTTGCAAGAAATGATTCACCATAGTCAAACAAGTTAAAGGAGAGCAGAAACTCACATGCCACGCCAGTGAACAGAAAGTGCCGGGACAATAATCACTGATTTCCAGTTTTTTGGCCAAATTAGACTCCCAAAAGAAATCCATTATACTCATATAAGCATCTATGTTTCTTACCAGTAGAACAGTCTCATCGTCATCAGCATGCATCCACTGAAAGAGTAGAGGAAAAAGGCGTCTAAAATGAGCTAATAACACAAGACCAACAACATTGAGGAGTGGCTCAATCAACTCAGCCAGGCTATGCGACGCTCCTTATTCCTTGGTTGGCGCTCCAAATGACTTAACATCTCATTCAGTAATCTCTCAAACCTACCagaaaattgaattgatgaacTACTAATGAACGTACAACTCTCGAATAACTGAAAAGAAATTACATGCAACAATCTGAACACTTGATAAGATTCTGAGcattttattgattcaaagtAGTATGTATTATGCCTAAGAGATCCAATTTCCACAATCTCGAAAATGTACTTGTCCTCAAGGTAAATATGATAGGAGTCTAGGAGACAGCTTCCAACATGGGTTGCTTTCCTATGATCATAAAAGCctcttaaatttttagtttccaCAGGAAAAGGACTTCTTTTATCCCCACTGAACACAATCTACACAAAAATATGTGGCCCAAACTCTCAGTACGTTATATGATTATCACATTATATTAACTCCCAATGATGAgaaattcttttcaaataacTTTCTGGCATGTTCTTTAACCATGTgacataaagaagaaaaattttacCAAGGGCTTCGAGGGTTGTCTCGTTGAGTACTGGTCACTAGAAGAACCGACATCTCAACCGCAgggtgccaaatatcatcatcAGAAGCAATGTTTTGGCAGCATGCATCGAGAATTGGATCTTTGTACCAACCAAGCTCAGCAGTATTCACATTTTTCGCAAGATGTGTGAAGCTAATCATGCCCTGACCCTGAAGGTAAGCAACAGAAAAGACTTTCAAAAGCTCTGCATCCATGACTTGAGCAGCTTTGATTacttttaattttgcaattcGATAAAGCATAAATGAAtctcccaaaataaaaattgaaaagaaaaaagaaaacttcaaaCATCAATCAAGTCTGTCAATTAGGAAACAAGATTAATGCCAccataaatcatcaaaagtgaGGATAAAATGCATGGAAGAAGTACATACTTTGACAATAGGTGACCAGTGATCGAGTGCGGTTAGAGCACAAGGAATCACCAAATTACACAGCTTTCCCATATAAGGATGATCAACCTACAGGCGCATGAAGACAAGAACAAGTAACGATCATAAACTCACGAAAATACTCAACATTATGGAGGCCATCAACAAACATAAGAACAAATCACCTCAAACCTGAGTAACAAACCAT harbors:
- the LOC104421116 gene encoding LOW QUALITY PROTEIN: uncharacterized protein At2g39910 (The sequence of the model RefSeq protein was modified relative to this genomic sequence to represent the inferred CDS: inserted 1 base in 1 codon), which translates into the protein MNPAAPPASSSSPAALRGRLLQLSDSILSSLSEAREAPPEHSSVSVKSMLESLLQREAAAARSPSVGERELRASVRDLALACALLVAARCSKHDLLSWITRDLSALAGSAFGDLAEACAGYFGEDGARRAGEMGIDYGSGVSAETRLVIELMPEVLPLLKERIKESSIDESDEAFAASAKVPVGYAIVAAHQLRWFVTQVDHPYMGKLCNLVIPCALTALDHWSPIVKGQGMISFTHLAKNVNTAELGWYKDPILDACCQNIASDDDIWHPAVEMSVLLVTSTQRDNPRSPWFERLLNEMLSHLERQPRNKERRIAWLXLIEPLLNVVGLVLLAHFRRLFPLLFQWMHADDDETVLLVLQRAHTIMRLTWIRNTPFVERLVDELLVLYKEAALRRKREEIRTHILQILLLLQQCKDMQFEAAWDKHRNDPNLAKLGSSLSGTQQRVVDSGSTTAVSE